A genome region from Solanum pennellii chromosome 12, SPENNV200 includes the following:
- the LOC107005691 gene encoding sodium/calcium exchanger NCL isoform X1, which translates to MTLKLFFLTLFLLLVFSSAVYGRRFISDDSGGVIFDGVHSEIGRDLEILRLDRNFAGREEESCEQSYGFLPCTKTALGNAFLILVYGYLMFLGATYLSSGSELLLEILGPGIIGGLFLPVLGALPDAMLILVSGISGSTAAAQSQVSVGMGLLAGSTVMLITVIWGTCCIVGKCDIQNSVAVDMKDTNGFSLTGSGVSTDIWTSHAATIMAASVTPFLVVQLPQLLHSTSGRHLSVLIGLIISLTLLVSYCIYQVFQPWIQSRRLAYVKHKHVISGVLRQLRMRALGRLCTDQGAPNIEVLEKLFNAIDENEDGHLSRTELKALVVGIRLEEINLHENDAVEKLMKDFDTSHDHQVEMSEFIAGVTKWLTEARGSEAPSPEAGPDTMKYLDDLHEQTRREHHFLGDQSDESVETVENPRSTAIKAVLLLLLGTVIAAVFADPLVDAVNNFSSATSIPSFFISFIALPLATNSSEAVSAIIFASRKKLRSASLTFSELYGAVTMNNLLCLSVFLALVYIRGLTWDFSSEVLVILIVCVVVGVFASVRSTFPLWTSLLAFLLYPFSLVLVYVLDYKFGWS; encoded by the exons ATGACTCTTAAACTATTTTTTCTCACTCTCTTCCTCCTATTGGTCTTCTCCAGCGCCGTTTACGGTCGCCGTTTCATCAGTGACGACTCCGGTGGAGTAATTTTCGATGGAGTTCACAGTGAGATCGGTCGGGATTTGGAAATTCTCCGGCTGGATCGGAATTTCGCCGGACGTGAAGAGGAGAGTTGTGAACAGAGTTATGGATTTCTGCCTTGTACTAAAACTGCTCTTGGAAATGCTTTTCTCATTTTGGTTTATGGTTACCTTATGTTCCTTGGTGCTACGTATCTCTCTTCTGGTAGTGAACTGTTGCTTGAGATTTTAGGGCCTGGTATTATTGGTGGACTTTTTCTTCCTGTGCTTGGTGCTCTTCCAGATGCTATGCTTATTCTCG TATCGGGGATATCTGGAAGTACTGCAGCTGCTCAGAGCCAGGTCTCTGTAGGAATGGGATTGCTAGCTGGGTCAACTGTGATGCTTATAACTGTTATTTGGGGAACCTGTTGCATTGTTGGCAAGTGCGACATACAAAATTCTGTTGCTGTAGACATGAAAGACACTAATGGATTCAGCTTGACGG GTTCTGGTGTTAGTACTGACATCTGGACAAGCCATGCTGCAACGATAATGGCAGCATCTGTAACACCATTTCTTGTTGTCCAACTGCCACAGCTCCTCCATTCAACTTCAGGAAGACATTTATCTGTCTTGATTGGTCTTATCATTTCACTTACACTGCTTGTTTCTTATTGCATCTATCAG GTCTTTCAGCCTTGGATACAGAGTAGACGTCTTGCTTATGTAAAACATAAACATGTTATATCAGGAGTTTTGAGACAGTTAAGAATGCGTGCATTGGGGAGGCTTTGCACAGACCAGGGAGCACCAAATATAGAAGTTTTAGAAAA GCTATTCAACGCAATTGATGAAAATGAGGATGGGCATCTTTCCCGTACTGAATTAAAAGCTCTGGTAGTAGGAATCCGTTTGGAGGAGATAAACTTACATGAGAATGATGCTGTAGAAAAACTGATGAAGGACTTCGATACTTCACATGATCATCAAGTTGAAATGTCCGAGTTCATTGCTGGAGTTACAAAATGGCTTACTGAGGCCAGGGGTTCCGAGGCTCCTTCTCCTGAAGCTGGTCCTGATACAATGAAGTACCTCGATGACTTGCATGAG CAAACAAGGAGAGAACACCATTTCTTAGGGGATCAAAGTGACGAAAGTGTTGAGACTGTTGAGAATCCTAGATCAACTGCAATTAAGGCTGTTCTACTGCTGTTGCTGGGTACTGTCATTGCTGCCGTCTTTGCTGATCCTCTGGTTGATGCTGTCAATAATTTCTCTAGTGCCACAAGcattccttctttcttcatctCATTCATTGCTCTGCCACTGGCGACCAACTCCAGTGAGGCGGTGTCAGCTATTATCTTTGCTAGCCGGAAAAAGTTGAGATCTGCGTCATTAACATTTTCTGAG TTGTATGGAGCAGTGACAATGAACAATCTCCTTTGTCTATCAGTCTTCCTGGCTCTCGTCTATATCAGAGGATTGACATGGGACTTCTCGTCTGAAGTCTTGGTTATTCTAATTGTCTGTGTTGTCGTGGGGGTCTTTGCAAGCGTCCGTAGCACCTTTCCTCTTTGGACTTCCTTGCTAGCTTTTCTACTTTACCCCTTCTCTCTCgtacttgtatatgttcttgaCTACAAATTTGGTTGGTCTTAG
- the LOC107005272 gene encoding LOW QUALITY PROTEIN: homogentisate 1,2-dioxygenase (The sequence of the model RefSeq protein was modified relative to this genomic sequence to represent the inferred CDS: inserted 2 bases in 1 codon): MECSSRTSNFPSDLEYQTGFGNHFSSEAIVGALPQGQNSPLICPFGLYAEQISGTSFTSPRKLNQRSWLYRIKPSVTHEPFRPRMPRHEKLVSEFNQSNSSATPTQLRWKPVEIPETPTDFIDGLYTICGAGSSYLRHGFAIHMYTANKSMENSAFCNADGDFLIVPQKGRLWITTECGRLQVCPGEIVILPQGYRFAVDLPDGPSRGYVAETFGTHLQLPDLGPIGANGLAAPRDFLSPVAWYEDGSRPGYTIVQKYGGELFTAKQDFSPFNVVAWHGNYVPYKYDLSKFCPYNTVLMDHSDPSINTVLTAPTDKPGVALLDFVIFPPRWLVAEHTFRPPYYHRNCMSEFMGLIYGGYEAKADGFHPGGASLHSCMTPHGPDTKTFEATIALGNEAGPHRIADTMAFMFESCLIPRVCPWALESPFMDHDYYQCWIGLKSHFSGLSMNEDNVDLQKGKPIXKGEMLIVQLAPVVPPKVT, from the exons ATGGAGTGCAGCAGCAGAACTTCCAATTTTCCTTCTGATTTGGAGTACCAAACAGGATTTGGGAATCATTTTTCATCTGAAGCTATAGTTGGAGCTCTACCTCAAGGTCAAAATAGTCCTCTTATTTGCCCCTTTGGACTTTATGCTGAGCAGATCTCTGGCACCTCTTTTACTTCCCCTCGCAAACTTAATCAACGCAG TTGGCTATATCGTATTAAGCCATCGGTTACACATGAACCGTTTAGACCAAGAATGCCGAGACATGAAAAGCTTGTGAGTGAATTCAACCAGTCAAACAGTTCTGCGACACCAACTCAACTAAGGTGGAAGCCTGTTGAGATCCCAGAAACACCGACTGATTTCATTGATGGTTTGTATACTATATGCGGGGCTGGCAGCTCATATCTCCGACATGGTTTTGCAATTCACAT GTATACTGCCAACAAATCAATGGAGAACTCTGCCTTCTGCAATGCTGATGGCGACTTTCTGATTGTTCCTCAAAAAGGAA GGCTGTGGATTACTACTGAATGCGGAAGATTGCAGGTTTGTCCTGGTGAAATTGTGATTTTGCCTCAAGGATATAGGTTTGCTGTTGACCTTCCGGATGGACCTTCACGTGGTTATGTCGCTGAAACTTTTGGAACTCATCTTCAACTTCCTGATCTGGGGCCAATAG GCGCAAATGGTCTGGCTGCTCCGAGGGATTTTCTTTCTCCTGTTGCCTGGTATGAAGATGGCTCCCGACCTGGTTACACTATTGTGCAGAAGTATGGTGGTGAACTCTTCACTGCGAAGCAGGACTTCTCTCCTTTTAATGTGGTCGCTTGGCATGGCAATTATGTTCCTTATAAG TATGATTTAAGCAAGTTCTGCCCTTACAATACTGTATTGATGGACCACAGTGATCCTTCAATTAACACAG TTTTGACAGCACCAACAGATAAACCTGGTGTGGCGTTGCTTGACTTTGTCATTTTCCCTCCGCGGTGGTTGGTTGCTGAACATACCTTCCGTCCTCCATATTATCATCGCAATTGTATGAGCGAATTTATGGGTCTTATCTATGGGGGATACGAG GCAAAAGCTGATGGTTTTCACCCTGGCGGGGCAAGCCTTCACAGCTGCATGACTCCTCATGGTCCTGATACCAAAACATTTGAG GCGACCATTGCACTTGGAAATGAAGCTGGTCCACATAGAATAGCTGATACCATGGCTTTCATGTTTGAGTCTTGCCTAATACCCCGAGTCTGTCCGTGGGCACTTGAATCTCCGTTTATGGATCACGATTATTATCAATGCTGGATTGGCTTGAAGTCTCACTTCTCAGGACTATCTATGAACGAAGACAATGTCGATTTGCAGAAAGGAAAACCCAT GAAAGGTGAAATGCTCATTGTTCAGCTAGCTCCTGTAGTTCCTCCTAAAGTGACTTAG
- the LOC107005301 gene encoding uncharacterized protein LOC107005301, translating to MKPKPKTNIMVIEEHTLKCSNSSGGGGGDGGGGGGGSSGSGGATSRGSKKVKQKKIPQRGLGVAQLERIRMEGEKKHEKDANFQTPNVLVPNSVHSTKTMSKCLAVEGSSFRPSSITLPPPSTMDLLSKNSVFRPDLSALVLDGFRPKTLQSSKPMNMGGGELSWSSVSGPGSDKCPKLWSCEYSPERESKQGNRHGVVFGANVDLPNELHNPILPLPGVLQRSQQYQQPSCSSSMMNISSGISSSSVLNYQMEPPSNQNYYSCNYLPLWPEDVKMVGMKRPYPFTPEFPPVPTFHCKFPPAYVNLASRSPESASCSNECAASLESGNLLKREAPSGSRTLSESKPRDVVRQNKALNGDFLTLAPPTAASPYQHSSNSNLQSRERFTLESVTCQGVAEEPTTTSSALSKSVQQSIYGFFPTAKVQISQEGTNKRNCHVEVGGNVDLNLKL from the exons atgaagccgaagccgaagacGAACATAATGGTGATAGAGGAACATACCCTTAAGTGTAGTAATAgtagtggtggtggtggtggggatgggggtggtggtggtggtggttcaAGTGGTAGTGGTGGTGCTACGAGTAGAGGATCGAAAAAAGTGAAGCAGAAAAAAATACCACAAAGAGGACTTGGTGTTGCTCAACTTGAAAGGATTAGAATGGAAGGGgagaaaaaacatgaaaaagatgCAAACTTTCAAACACCTAATGTTTTGGTACCAAATTCAGTTCATTCTACCAAAACTATGTCGAAATGCTTAGCTGTTGAAGGTTCTAGTTTTAGGCCTAGTTCAATCACTTTACCACCACCATCAACAATGGATCTGCTTTCGAAAAATAGTGTCTTTAGACCAGATCTGTCTGCCTTAGTTCTTGATGGTTTCCGTCCCAAGACTTTACAATCATCAAAACCAATGAACATGGGTGGAGGAGAGTTAAGTTGGTCGTCTGTTTCGGGTCCAGGGAGTGATAAATGTCCAAAATTGTGGAGTTGTGAGTACAGTCCTGAAAGAGAAAGCAAACAGGGAAATCGTCATGGTGTTGTTTTCGGGGCTAATGTAGATTTGCCGAATGAACTGCATAACCCCATTTTACCTCTACCCGGTGTGCTGCAAAGATCACAACAATATCAGCAACCTTCTTGTTCTTCATCAATG ATGAATATCTCATCAGGGATTTCATCATCATCTGTACTAAATTATCAGATGGAGCCCCCTTCAAACCAAAATTATTATTCGTGTAATTATTTACCTCTGTGGCCTGAAGATGTGAAG ATGGTTGGCATGAAGAGACCATATCCCTTCACTCCAGAGTTCCCACCAGTCCCTACATTTCACTGCAAATTTCCTCCAGCCTATGTTAACCTTGCATCGAGATCACCTGAATCAGCTTCCTGCAGCAATGAATGTGCAGCCAGTTTAGAATCAGGAAATTTGCTCAAAAG AGAAGCTCCTTCAGGATCAAGGACTCTATCCGAGTCCAAACCAAGGGATGTTGTCAGGCAAAATAAAGCTCTCAATGGAGATTTTCTCACGTTGGCTCCTCCAACAGCCGCTTCTCCATATCAGCATTCATCTAATTCAAACCTTCAGAGTCGAGAGAGATTTACATTGGAATCAGTGACTTGTCAG GGAGTTGCTGAAGAACCTACTACAACAAGCTCAGCCCTAAGCAAATCAGTTCAACAATCCATCTATGGATTCTTCCCAACTGCCAAGGTACAAATCAGCCAAGAAGGAACAAACAAACGCAATTGCCACGTTGAAGTAGGAGGAAACGTTGATCTCAATCTGAAGCTGTAG
- the LOC107005691 gene encoding sodium/calcium exchanger NCL isoform X2, which produces MFLGATYLSSGSELLLEILGPGIIGGLFLPVLGALPDAMLILVSGISGSTAAAQSQVSVGMGLLAGSTVMLITVIWGTCCIVGKCDIQNSVAVDMKDTNGFSLTGSGVSTDIWTSHAATIMAASVTPFLVVQLPQLLHSTSGRHLSVLIGLIISLTLLVSYCIYQVFQPWIQSRRLAYVKHKHVISGVLRQLRMRALGRLCTDQGAPNIEVLEKLFNAIDENEDGHLSRTELKALVVGIRLEEINLHENDAVEKLMKDFDTSHDHQVEMSEFIAGVTKWLTEARGSEAPSPEAGPDTMKYLDDLHEQTRREHHFLGDQSDESVETVENPRSTAIKAVLLLLLGTVIAAVFADPLVDAVNNFSSATSIPSFFISFIALPLATNSSEAVSAIIFASRKKLRSASLTFSELYGAVTMNNLLCLSVFLALVYIRGLTWDFSSEVLVILIVCVVVGVFASVRSTFPLWTSLLAFLLYPFSLVLVYVLDYKFGWS; this is translated from the exons ATGTTCCTTGGTGCTACGTATCTCTCTTCTGGTAGTGAACTGTTGCTTGAGATTTTAGGGCCTGGTATTATTGGTGGACTTTTTCTTCCTGTGCTTGGTGCTCTTCCAGATGCTATGCTTATTCTCG TATCGGGGATATCTGGAAGTACTGCAGCTGCTCAGAGCCAGGTCTCTGTAGGAATGGGATTGCTAGCTGGGTCAACTGTGATGCTTATAACTGTTATTTGGGGAACCTGTTGCATTGTTGGCAAGTGCGACATACAAAATTCTGTTGCTGTAGACATGAAAGACACTAATGGATTCAGCTTGACGG GTTCTGGTGTTAGTACTGACATCTGGACAAGCCATGCTGCAACGATAATGGCAGCATCTGTAACACCATTTCTTGTTGTCCAACTGCCACAGCTCCTCCATTCAACTTCAGGAAGACATTTATCTGTCTTGATTGGTCTTATCATTTCACTTACACTGCTTGTTTCTTATTGCATCTATCAG GTCTTTCAGCCTTGGATACAGAGTAGACGTCTTGCTTATGTAAAACATAAACATGTTATATCAGGAGTTTTGAGACAGTTAAGAATGCGTGCATTGGGGAGGCTTTGCACAGACCAGGGAGCACCAAATATAGAAGTTTTAGAAAA GCTATTCAACGCAATTGATGAAAATGAGGATGGGCATCTTTCCCGTACTGAATTAAAAGCTCTGGTAGTAGGAATCCGTTTGGAGGAGATAAACTTACATGAGAATGATGCTGTAGAAAAACTGATGAAGGACTTCGATACTTCACATGATCATCAAGTTGAAATGTCCGAGTTCATTGCTGGAGTTACAAAATGGCTTACTGAGGCCAGGGGTTCCGAGGCTCCTTCTCCTGAAGCTGGTCCTGATACAATGAAGTACCTCGATGACTTGCATGAG CAAACAAGGAGAGAACACCATTTCTTAGGGGATCAAAGTGACGAAAGTGTTGAGACTGTTGAGAATCCTAGATCAACTGCAATTAAGGCTGTTCTACTGCTGTTGCTGGGTACTGTCATTGCTGCCGTCTTTGCTGATCCTCTGGTTGATGCTGTCAATAATTTCTCTAGTGCCACAAGcattccttctttcttcatctCATTCATTGCTCTGCCACTGGCGACCAACTCCAGTGAGGCGGTGTCAGCTATTATCTTTGCTAGCCGGAAAAAGTTGAGATCTGCGTCATTAACATTTTCTGAG TTGTATGGAGCAGTGACAATGAACAATCTCCTTTGTCTATCAGTCTTCCTGGCTCTCGTCTATATCAGAGGATTGACATGGGACTTCTCGTCTGAAGTCTTGGTTATTCTAATTGTCTGTGTTGTCGTGGGGGTCTTTGCAAGCGTCCGTAGCACCTTTCCTCTTTGGACTTCCTTGCTAGCTTTTCTACTTTACCCCTTCTCTCTCgtacttgtatatgttcttgaCTACAAATTTGGTTGGTCTTAG